From a single Hymenobacter sp. YIM 151500-1 genomic region:
- a CDS encoding porin family protein — MKNILLSVLLSLLLGTSAHAQFGVKGGLNVAVLEGRVGEDASYKPFYHVGALYEFKVLGPLSIQPEVQYSVQGGRLKSAFTDYDTKLQYFTVPVLAKVRIGPVFAEAGPQLGVLLRANQNGRLQVGLAEDGTPAYGNVDRPATGSFKRGDFSLVAGAGLKMAGGFSVGGRFIAGLNDVNDVDNLSGINDPRLQNRVFQLYAALQLGGGK; from the coding sequence ATGAAAAACATCCTGCTGTCTGTCCTGCTGAGCCTGCTGCTCGGCACTTCCGCCCACGCCCAGTTCGGGGTAAAAGGTGGCCTAAACGTAGCTGTGCTCGAAGGCCGCGTGGGCGAAGACGCCTCTTACAAGCCCTTCTACCACGTGGGTGCCCTCTACGAATTCAAAGTGCTGGGGCCGCTGTCCATTCAGCCCGAGGTGCAGTACTCGGTGCAGGGCGGGCGGCTCAAATCGGCCTTCACCGACTACGACACCAAGCTCCAATACTTCACGGTGCCCGTGCTGGCTAAGGTGCGCATCGGGCCGGTGTTTGCCGAGGCCGGGCCCCAGCTGGGCGTGCTGCTGCGCGCCAATCAGAACGGCCGCCTGCAAGTGGGCCTGGCCGAGGACGGCACCCCCGCCTACGGCAACGTGGACCGCCCCGCCACCGGCAGCTTCAAGCGCGGCGACTTTAGCCTGGTGGCCGGCGCGGGCCTGAAAATGGCCGGCGGCTTCTCCGTGGGTGGCCGTTTCATTGCCGGCCTCAACGACGTCAACGACGTGGACAACCTCTCCGGCATCAACGACCCGCGCCTACAAAACCGGGTGTTTCAGCTGTACGCGGCCTTGCAGCTGGGCGGTGGGAAGTGA
- a CDS encoding DUF58 domain-containing protein: MSLLKPEHLHALHNLPLAAKQAAEGLLHGAHLSRRRGAGLEFSQYRPYQPGDDLRRLDWRLAARSDRYYLRESEVDTSLVVHLVLDATASMNHQDSNGLSKLDYARLLCAALAYVATQQGDAVALTVLHPAGLHHLPPRADARQLPRLYHALESIQAAGRFPDAGTLAPLTARRQPALTVCVSDLYEEGQEMEQLFTRLRAASGEVLLLHVVARNELEFSYRGAVTFEDLETGRQLQLDADQQRRAWQQHMQQWLRTTAQQARTHGFDYYQLTTSEPLTATLREFLRRRSVV, encoded by the coding sequence ATGTCGTTACTAAAACCAGAACACCTCCACGCCCTGCACAACCTGCCGCTAGCCGCCAAGCAAGCGGCCGAAGGCCTGCTGCACGGCGCCCACCTGAGTCGGCGCCGGGGCGCGGGCCTGGAGTTCAGCCAGTACCGCCCCTACCAGCCCGGCGACGACCTGCGCCGCCTCGACTGGCGCCTGGCGGCCCGCTCCGACCGATATTACCTGCGCGAATCGGAGGTGGACACGAGCCTGGTGGTGCATTTGGTGCTGGACGCCACGGCCAGCATGAACCACCAGGACAGCAACGGCCTCTCGAAGCTCGATTACGCCCGCCTGCTGTGCGCGGCCCTGGCCTACGTGGCCACCCAGCAGGGCGACGCCGTGGCCCTCACCGTGCTGCACCCCGCCGGCCTGCACCACCTGCCGCCCCGCGCCGACGCCCGCCAACTGCCCCGCCTCTACCACGCCCTGGAAAGCATCCAGGCGGCCGGCCGCTTCCCCGATGCCGGCACCCTGGCCCCGCTGACGGCCCGCCGCCAGCCCGCCCTCACCGTGTGCGTGAGCGACCTGTACGAGGAAGGTCAGGAAATGGAGCAGCTGTTTACGCGCCTGCGGGCCGCCTCCGGCGAAGTGCTGCTGCTGCACGTAGTGGCTCGCAACGAGCTGGAATTCAGCTATCGGGGTGCCGTCACGTTTGAAGACCTGGAAACCGGCCGCCAGCTTCAGCTCGACGCCGACCAGCAGCGCCGGGCCTGGCAGCAGCACATGCAGCAGTGGCTGCGCACCACCGCCCAGCAGGCCCGCACCCACGGCTTCGACTACTATCAGTTGACTACCAGCGAGCCACTCACGGCCACGCTGCGGGAGTTTCTGCGGCGGCGCAGCGTGGTGTAG
- a CDS encoding DUF4159 domain-containing protein: protein MLFPVPTPFTFVRLQYRSGDWDAVDERMPANLLHSLVQYTQVPVDPKEKVVALDSPELFRYPFCYLSGHRLVQFSAPEKKNFEQYVRGGGFVFVDDCNHDIDGLFARSFEEQMRVCFGAGALKKLPKTHPIYSQFFKFPDGPPNTGFELNGWGDDLVHDYLKGITLNGRLAVLYSNKDYGCEWDYDFRNKRFLAEDNTKFGVNIILYALTA, encoded by the coding sequence GTGCTTTTTCCAGTGCCCACCCCATTCACCTTCGTGCGCCTGCAATACCGCTCCGGCGACTGGGACGCCGTGGACGAGCGGATGCCGGCCAACCTGCTGCACTCTCTGGTTCAGTACACCCAAGTGCCCGTCGACCCCAAGGAGAAAGTGGTGGCCCTGGACTCGCCGGAGCTGTTTCGCTACCCGTTCTGCTACCTTTCGGGGCATCGGCTGGTGCAGTTTTCGGCCCCCGAGAAAAAGAACTTCGAGCAGTACGTGCGTGGCGGCGGCTTCGTGTTCGTCGACGACTGCAACCACGACATCGACGGGCTGTTTGCGCGCTCCTTTGAGGAGCAGATGCGCGTGTGCTTCGGGGCGGGGGCGCTGAAGAAGCTGCCCAAGACGCACCCCATCTACTCCCAGTTTTTCAAGTTCCCCGACGGCCCGCCCAACACCGGCTTCGAGCTGAACGGCTGGGGCGACGACCTCGTGCACGACTACCTCAAGGGCATCACCCTCAACGGCCGCCTCGCCGTGCTCTACTCCAACAAAGACTACGGCTGCGAGTGGGACTACGACTTCCGTAACAAACGCTTCCTGGCCGAAGACAACACCAAGTTCGGGGTGAACATCATTCTGTATGCGCTGACGGCGTGA
- a CDS encoding AAA family ATPase, producing the protein MTEQDVQKLLAKLPQLKQEIGKVIVGQQEVLEEVLVALLASGHALLEGVPGLAKTLLVRTLAQATDLPFRRIQFTPDLMPTDILGTEILEEDHGTGHRSFKFNEGPIFASLVLADEINRTPPKTQAALLEAMQEGHVTYAGQEHALPRPFFLLATQNPIEQSGTYPLPEAQLDRFLLYIRIGYPSEQEELAVLSGTTGAVRPEVKPVLGGEEIRQLQLLTRQVSISPELLGFVNRLVRATRPATSGVKFVQDYGRWGAGPRAGQALVLCAKARALLHGRFAATLEDLHTLAPAVLRHRILLNFNAEAENLTPDDAVAALLKAVAM; encoded by the coding sequence GTGACCGAACAAGACGTACAAAAGCTACTAGCCAAGCTGCCCCAGCTCAAACAAGAAATCGGGAAGGTGATTGTGGGGCAGCAGGAGGTGTTGGAAGAGGTATTGGTGGCCCTGCTGGCCAGCGGGCACGCTTTGCTGGAAGGTGTGCCGGGCCTGGCCAAAACCCTGCTGGTGCGCACCCTGGCCCAGGCCACCGACCTGCCCTTCCGCCGCATCCAGTTCACCCCCGACCTGATGCCGACCGACATCCTGGGCACCGAGATTCTGGAGGAAGACCACGGCACGGGGCACCGGTCGTTTAAGTTCAACGAGGGGCCCATCTTCGCCAGCCTCGTGCTGGCCGACGAAATCAACCGCACGCCGCCCAAAACCCAGGCTGCCCTGCTGGAGGCCATGCAGGAAGGCCACGTGACCTACGCCGGCCAGGAACACGCCCTGCCCCGGCCCTTCTTCCTGCTAGCTACCCAAAACCCCATCGAGCAGAGTGGCACCTACCCCCTGCCCGAAGCCCAGCTCGACCGGTTCCTGCTCTACATCCGCATCGGGTACCCCTCGGAGCAGGAGGAGCTGGCCGTGCTGAGCGGCACCACCGGCGCCGTGCGGCCCGAGGTGAAGCCGGTATTAGGTGGCGAGGAAATTCGGCAGTTGCAGCTGCTGACGCGGCAGGTAAGCATCAGCCCCGAGCTGCTGGGCTTTGTGAACCGGCTGGTGCGGGCCACGCGCCCGGCTACGTCCGGGGTGAAGTTTGTGCAGGACTACGGCCGTTGGGGCGCGGGGCCACGCGCCGGTCAAGCCCTGGTGCTCTGCGCCAAAGCCCGTGCCCTGCTCCACGGCCGCTTTGCCGCCACCTTGGAAGACTTGCATACCCTGGCCCCGGCCGTGCTGCGCCACCGAATTCTGTTGAACTTCAACGCCGAAGCCGAGAACTTGACCCCGGATGATGCCGTGGCGGCGTTGTTAAAGGCTGTGGCTATGTAA